The Rhododendron vialii isolate Sample 1 chromosome 6a, ASM3025357v1 genome includes a window with the following:
- the LOC131331128 gene encoding uncharacterized protein LOC131331128, which yields MTVFHFFNCAILTFGPHAVYYSATPLSEYDTLGTSVKAALVYLGTALVKLVCLATFLKVSENDSFDPYQELLKALIGFIDVAGLYFALTQLTHRNISQNHKFQAVGLGWAFADSVLHRLAPLWVGARGLEFTWDYILQGLEANANLVLSISLAALGSLMWLRKNKPKTLIPIIYACAGIVATMPSITSYLRRGLGWHFPEVVGFELFTSLVMAFTSWQLFAACQRPSS from the exons atgacGGTGTTCCACTTCTTCAACTGCGCAATTCTAACTTTCGGCCCTCACGCCGTCTACTACTCCGCCACTCCGCT ATCAGAGTATGATACTCTTGGTACTTCTGTTAAAGCCGCTCTCGTTTATCTTGGAACGGCATTAGTGAAG CTTGTTTGTCTGGCAACCTTTCTCAAGGTTTCTGAAAATGACAGCTTTGATCCGTACCAG GAACTATTGAAAGCTTTGATCGGCTTTATTGATGTTGCTGGGCTGTACTTTGCCTTGACACAGTTGACTCACAGGAACATCTCTCAAAATCATAAGTTCCAAGCTGTTGGACTTG GGTGGGCTTTTGCAGACTCTGTTCTGCATCGGTTGGCACCCCTATGGGTTGGTGCTAGAGGACTAGAATTTACTTGGGACTACATCCTGCAAGGCCTTGAAGCAAATGCAAATCTG GTGTTGAGTATATCTCTTGCTGCGTTGGGATCTTTGATGTGGCTTCGGAAAAACAAACCCAAGACATTGATACCCATAATATATGCGTGTGCAGGGATTGTGGCTACGATGCCATCCATCACGAG CTATCTAAGGCGTGGCTTGGGATGGCACTTTCCAGAGGTGGTAGGATTTGAGCTCTTCACTTCTCTGGTGATGGCCTTCACTAGCTGGCAGCTCTTTGCTGCATGTCAGAGACCCTCCAGCTGA
- the LOC131331127 gene encoding uncharacterized protein LOC131331127, which produces MASSTISVSRSAAFKAASDCEPRSRLSSFGTIREFWIQEGGIPLDTGGNTILHFLAMYGNAFVIQKLIDDDNGNNNSSNSSIVKCEDLFGRNDKGNTPLHEAARFGRKSVVEILLRKQQSLVRERNRLGETPIYAAAARGHEDVFDHLIAEVLDRNQEMTRSMTIPMFFMLRSQENIMDLL; this is translated from the coding sequence ATGGCATCCTCCACCATTTCAGTCAGTCGCTCTGCTGCTTTCAAAGCAGCGTCAGATTGCGAACCACGGTCGCGGTTGTCGTCGTTTGGAACCATTCGCGAGTTCTGGATACAAGAAGGTGGAATACCACTTGACACGGGAGGCAAcacaatcctccattttctAGCCATGTACGGAAACGCATTCGTGATTCAGAAACTCATCGACGACGACAACggcaacaacaacagcagcaacagcagcaTAGTAAAATGTGAAGATCTGTTTGGGAGAAACGACAAGGGGAACACGCCATTGCATGAAGCTGCGAGGTTCGGTCGAAAAAGTGTGGTCGAAATCCTCTTGCGAAAACAACAATCATTGGTTCGGGAACGCAATCGTTTGGGAGAGACGCCTATTTACGCTGCTGCGGCTCGTGGACACGAGGATGTTTTCGACCATCTAATCGCAGAGGTACTCGATCGCAATCAGGAGATGACCAGAAGTATGACAATTCCAATGTTCTTCATGCTGCGATCACAGGAGAACATTATG
- the LOC131328296 gene encoding uncharacterized protein LOC131328296 has protein sequence MAESVAGVEKEMLNDIPEKFARNMKKKLPQNITVIGPSGAMWNNFCERESLYFLRKCGVCGHTKLDIGFQTKRNTGESPVEVGHDSSDWFNSKFHATKEGLVESYHLQNVSTRRPVMEEEKRNALKMALAASTPNSFRIVMRPSHIYINFFMAIYTDMLADMKNFNRRYFLKYDLD, from the exons GAAATGCTCAAT gatattCCAGAAAAATTTGCCAGAaacatgaaaaagaaattaccTCAAAATATAACCGTAATAGGTCCAAGTGGTGCTATGTGGAAT AACTTTTGTGAGAGGGAATCTTTATATTTTCTTAGAAAATGTGGAGTTTGTGGACATACAAAACTAGATATTGGATTCCAAACAAAGAGAAACACGGGGGAGAGTCCTGTTGAAGTTGGACATGACTCCTCGGATTGG TTCAATTCCAAATTCCATG CTACGAAAGAAGGATTGGTTGAGAGCTATCATCTGCAGAATGTATCCACCCGAAGACCTGTAATGGAAGAGGAAAAAAGGAATGCGCTAAAAATGGCACTTGCAGCATCAACCCCAAACAGTTTTAGAATAGTGATGCGACCctcacatatatacataaatttCTTCATG GCTATATATACAGATATGCTGGCTGATATGAAAAACTTCAATCGTAGATATTTTTTGAAGTATGATCTTGACTGA